In Longimicrobiaceae bacterium, one DNA window encodes the following:
- a CDS encoding VOC family protein translates to MPRPVHFEISADDPERLASFYSGVFGWSVQKWEGPQDYWLIKTGETGTPGIDGGMTRRNPGPAGTVNTIDVPSVDEFVEKVTSAGGTVALPKMAVPGVGWLAYCVDPEGTLFGMMQADPSAK, encoded by the coding sequence ATGCCGCGTCCCGTGCACTTCGAGATCAGCGCCGACGATCCCGAGCGCCTCGCATCGTTCTACTCCGGCGTGTTCGGGTGGTCCGTCCAGAAGTGGGAGGGGCCGCAGGACTACTGGCTGATCAAGACGGGGGAGACGGGAACGCCGGGCATCGACGGCGGGATGACGCGGCGGAACCCGGGCCCCGCCGGCACCGTCAACACCATCGACGTGCCCTCGGTAGACGAGTTCGTGGAGAAGGTCACGAGCGCCGGCGGCACGGTCGCACTTCCCAAGATGGCCGTGCCCGGCGTGGGCTGGCTGGCGTACTGCGTCGACCCCGAAGGCACGCTCTTCGGCATGATGCAGGCGGACCCGTCCGCCAAGTAG
- a CDS encoding polysaccharide deacetylase family protein, producing the protein MQHKTTAALAAAFALALAACGGKDNGGAAANGQVAANGGATTGGTADSGAAQAANAGASQTAPTGPVGPTSNLPPNELGTIMVLEYHRLGDKEGEWYRSRAHFQHDLETLYQKGYRPVTMRQVADGDINLPAGTTPVVFVFDDSSLGQFYYLPNGQIDPNTMVGMWTAFKQRNPAWSGGGTFCVLPGAEHPSNFWGEKKSKEVPKAQREAEIKRKVDYVLSQGHEICNHTMWHAKLSQYPDAFVQDQIGSGIDSISHYLPADYKIVTFALPLGLWPKNRQLAWHGTYRNGKTYTQQTVLEVSGGPNESPFDARYDPHSVNRVIAAPGALDAQLAAYDRNPGSRYVSDGDPRTVTYPQSMESHLGRNHLGGRTPKAVAGGAAPAAAPAKT; encoded by the coding sequence ATGCAACACAAGACCACGGCCGCCCTAGCGGCGGCCTTCGCGCTCGCGCTCGCCGCGTGCGGCGGCAAGGACAACGGCGGCGCGGCCGCCAACGGCCAGGTGGCGGCGAACGGCGGCGCGACCACTGGCGGCACGGCGGACAGCGGCGCCGCGCAGGCCGCCAACGCCGGCGCCTCGCAGACCGCGCCCACCGGGCCGGTGGGGCCCACGTCGAACCTGCCTCCCAACGAGTTGGGCACCATCATGGTGCTGGAGTACCACCGCCTGGGCGACAAGGAGGGCGAGTGGTACCGCTCGCGCGCCCACTTCCAGCACGACCTGGAGACGCTGTACCAGAAGGGCTACCGGCCCGTGACCATGCGCCAGGTGGCCGACGGCGACATCAACCTGCCCGCCGGCACCACGCCGGTGGTGTTCGTGTTCGACGACTCGTCGCTGGGCCAGTTCTACTACCTGCCCAACGGCCAGATCGACCCCAACACCATGGTGGGGATGTGGACGGCGTTCAAGCAGCGCAACCCGGCGTGGAGCGGCGGCGGCACCTTCTGCGTGCTGCCCGGCGCCGAGCACCCGTCCAACTTCTGGGGCGAGAAGAAGAGCAAGGAGGTGCCCAAGGCGCAGCGCGAGGCCGAGATCAAGCGCAAGGTGGACTACGTGCTGAGCCAGGGCCACGAGATCTGCAACCACACCATGTGGCATGCCAAGCTCAGCCAGTACCCGGACGCGTTCGTGCAGGACCAGATCGGCAGCGGCATCGACTCCATCTCGCACTACCTGCCGGCGGACTACAAGATCGTGACGTTCGCGCTGCCGCTGGGGCTGTGGCCCAAGAACCGGCAGCTCGCCTGGCACGGCACCTACCGCAACGGCAAGACGTACACGCAGCAGACGGTGCTGGAGGTGTCCGGCGGGCCCAACGAGTCGCCGTTCGACGCGCGCTACGACCCGCACTCGGTGAACCGCGTGATCGCGGCGCCCGGCGCGCTCGACGCGCAGCTCGCGGCCTACGACCGCAACCCAGGCTCGCGCTACGTGTCCGACGGCGATCCGCGCACGGTCACGTACCCGCAGAGCATGGAGTCGCACCTGGGCCGCAACCACCTGGGCGGTCGCACGCCCAAGGCGGTCGCCGGAGGAGCGGCCCCAGCCGCGGCGCCCGCGAAGACCTGA
- a CDS encoding mismatch-specific DNA-glycosylase, giving the protein MENLLPSLLAPGLRLLFVGFNPSVRAARLGHYYAGRNNQFWALLGASGITPRRLAYTEDRLVSTLGIGITDLVPRPTRAAADVSEAEYRAGAARLRERLAELRPAVVPYNGKGVYLRAARVATAPWGLQPGRIVPGVADFVVPSPSGLARLPFAEKAAWFTELRQLADHLAGPPPPDAWAAIASDVR; this is encoded by the coding sequence GTGGAGAACCTGCTCCCCTCGCTGCTGGCACCGGGGCTGCGCCTTCTCTTCGTCGGCTTCAACCCGAGCGTGCGGGCGGCGCGGCTGGGGCACTACTACGCCGGCCGCAACAACCAGTTCTGGGCGCTGCTCGGTGCGTCGGGCATCACGCCGCGCCGCCTGGCGTACACGGAAGACCGTCTCGTCTCCACCCTCGGCATCGGCATCACGGACCTGGTCCCGCGCCCCACGCGCGCGGCGGCGGACGTGTCCGAGGCGGAGTACCGCGCAGGCGCCGCGCGCCTTCGCGAGCGGCTGGCGGAGCTTCGGCCGGCGGTCGTCCCGTACAACGGGAAGGGCGTCTATCTGCGCGCCGCACGCGTGGCGACCGCGCCGTGGGGCCTCCAGCCGGGGCGGATCGTGCCCGGCGTGGCGGACTTCGTGGTCCCCAGTCCCAGCGGCCTCGCCCGCCTGCCCTTCGCCGAGAAAGCCGCATGGTTCACCGAGCTCCGCCAGCTCGCCGACCACCTCGCCGGCCCGCCGCCCCCGGACGCCTGGGCCGCAATCGCGAGCGACGTTCGGTAG
- a CDS encoding glycine cleavage T C-terminal barrel domain-containing protein: MTELREMLEARGAVFTDVAGAEVPRHFGDGSAEYRAVREVAGVALRGDRALVRMWGRDPVKMVQGLVTNDLAGAPAGQGVYAAMLTPKGRTIAEMRIFRRELATGVEVLIDLPREALEGTRDHLKKFVPPMFARWADASQEMGVVGVYGPRAREVTGRALGREMDELGEDAFVEATFDGEPVMVAGTRAVGGEEGYEVFASAALPAVWRAMADASTDVGGRPVGFGALETLRIEAGRPRYGSDITDETIPTEAYESTGLLNRAISFTKGCYTGQEVIIRIAHRGHVNRHLRGLLLGDGPAPAARSPLHHPETGKDVGRITSVAFSPLLGQTVALGYVRREVEPGATVRVGAPDGPPATVAHLPFTAETGDA; the protein is encoded by the coding sequence GTGACGGAGCTTCGGGAGATGCTGGAGGCGCGGGGCGCGGTGTTCACCGACGTGGCGGGCGCCGAGGTGCCGCGCCACTTCGGTGACGGCAGCGCGGAGTACCGCGCCGTGCGCGAGGTGGCCGGCGTGGCGCTCCGCGGCGACCGCGCGCTCGTGCGCATGTGGGGGCGCGACCCGGTGAAGATGGTCCAGGGGCTGGTGACGAACGACCTCGCCGGCGCGCCGGCGGGCCAGGGCGTCTACGCGGCCATGCTCACGCCCAAGGGCCGCACCATCGCGGAGATGCGCATCTTCCGGCGCGAGCTCGCCACGGGCGTCGAGGTCCTCATCGACCTGCCGCGCGAGGCGCTGGAAGGCACGCGCGACCATCTCAAGAAGTTCGTCCCGCCCATGTTCGCCCGCTGGGCGGACGCGTCGCAGGAGATGGGCGTCGTCGGCGTCTACGGACCCCGCGCACGCGAGGTGACGGGCCGCGCGCTAGGCCGGGAGATGGACGAGCTCGGGGAAGACGCCTTCGTGGAGGCGACGTTCGACGGCGAGCCGGTGATGGTGGCCGGCACTCGCGCCGTCGGCGGCGAGGAGGGCTACGAAGTCTTCGCGTCCGCCGCGCTGCCGGCGGTGTGGAGGGCGATGGCAGATGCCTCGACGGACGTAGGAGGAAGGCCCGTGGGATTCGGCGCGCTGGAGACGCTGCGCATCGAGGCAGGACGCCCGCGCTACGGCAGCGACATCACGGACGAGACGATCCCCACCGAAGCGTACGAATCCACCGGCCTGCTCAACCGCGCCATCTCGTTCACCAAGGGCTGCTACACGGGGCAGGAAGTCATCATCCGCATCGCGCACCGCGGGCACGTGAACCGCCACCTCCGCGGCCTGCTGCTGGGCGACGGACCGGCTCCAGCGGCGCGTTCGCCCCTGCATCACCCGGAAACGGGCAAGGACGTGGGCCGCATCACCAGCGTCGCGTTCTCGCCGCTGCTGGGGCAGACGGTCGCGCTCGGCTACGTGCGCCGCGAGGTGGAGCCCGGCGCCACCGTCCGCGTCGGCGCGCCGGACGGGCCGCCCGCGACGGTCGCGCATCTCCCGTTCACCGCGGAAACCGGCGATGCTTGA
- a CDS encoding DUF1802 family protein: protein MLDANRSALKEWAAVERALADGRTALLIRKGGIHEKRGGFEVEHREFWLFPTGFHQNADELADDFRGLAGLPVPPSRDEVRLGVYAVVEEAFRVESLDALERLKGLHPLAPETIRSRFAYRNKPYLHALVLRAHVLPEPHVVPNTLDYEGCISWVQMDAELPTATARPAMLDAEFARTRAQILDRLGTEGVVRI, encoded by the coding sequence ATGCTTGACGCAAACCGTTCCGCGCTCAAGGAGTGGGCGGCCGTGGAGCGCGCCCTGGCCGACGGGCGCACGGCGCTGCTGATCCGCAAGGGCGGGATCCATGAGAAGCGCGGGGGTTTCGAGGTGGAGCACCGCGAGTTCTGGCTCTTCCCCACGGGTTTCCACCAGAACGCGGACGAGTTGGCGGACGACTTCCGCGGCCTGGCCGGGCTGCCCGTGCCGCCCTCGCGCGACGAGGTGCGGCTGGGCGTGTACGCGGTTGTGGAAGAGGCCTTCCGCGTGGAGAGCCTGGACGCGCTGGAGCGGCTGAAGGGCCTGCACCCGCTGGCGCCGGAGACCATCCGCTCGCGCTTCGCGTATCGGAACAAGCCGTATCTGCATGCGCTGGTGCTGCGCGCGCACGTGCTTCCCGAGCCGCACGTCGTCCCCAACACGCTCGATTACGAGGGCTGCATAAGCTGGGTGCAGATGGACGCCGAGCTGCCCACCGCCACCGCCCGGCCCGCCATGCTCGACGCGGAGTTCGCACGCACGCGCGCCCAGATCCTGGACCGTCTCGGCACCGAGGGAGTCGTCCGCATCTGA
- a CDS encoding histone deacetylase — translation MDKYARVRERCLAEGVLRPEEMDEPPAADWDELGLVHGAEYLANVRGGTLQPLEQRRIGFPWSPEMVERSRRSVGATIAASRVALDERDGGRWGAAVNLAGGTHHAYADHGEGFCVFNDAAVAVRVLQCEGRIGRAAIVDCDVHQGNGTAAVFAADPSVFSFSIHGARNYPFRKERSTLDVELPDRAGDDAFLAALELHVPHVLADFRPDLVVYLAGADPWREDRFGRLAMSKEGLAERDRLVLGLCRDAGIPVAITMAGGYARDTADTVDIHVATIRIAAEMHAGAAAAV, via the coding sequence ATGGACAAGTACGCGCGCGTCCGCGAGCGCTGCCTGGCGGAGGGCGTGCTGCGGCCGGAGGAGATGGACGAGCCCCCGGCGGCGGATTGGGATGAGCTGGGGCTGGTGCACGGAGCCGAGTACCTGGCGAACGTGCGCGGCGGGACGCTCCAGCCGCTGGAGCAGCGGCGCATCGGCTTTCCGTGGAGCCCTGAGATGGTGGAGCGCTCGCGCCGCTCGGTGGGCGCGACGATCGCCGCCTCGCGCGTGGCGCTGGACGAGCGAGACGGCGGCCGTTGGGGCGCGGCGGTGAACCTGGCGGGCGGCACGCATCACGCGTACGCGGACCACGGCGAGGGCTTCTGCGTGTTCAACGACGCGGCCGTGGCCGTGCGCGTGCTCCAGTGCGAGGGGCGCATCGGGCGGGCGGCGATCGTGGATTGCGACGTCCACCAGGGCAACGGCACGGCGGCGGTGTTCGCGGCCGACCCCTCCGTCTTCTCCTTCTCCATCCACGGCGCGCGCAACTACCCGTTCCGCAAGGAGCGCAGCACGCTGGACGTGGAGCTGCCCGACCGCGCCGGTGACGACGCCTTCCTGGCCGCGCTGGAGCTGCACGTGCCGCACGTGCTGGCGGATTTCCGCCCGGACCTCGTGGTCTACCTCGCGGGTGCGGACCCGTGGCGCGAGGACCGCTTCGGGCGCCTGGCGATGAGCAAGGAGGGGCTGGCGGAACGCGACCGGCTGGTGCTGGGCCTCTGCCGCGACGCGGGGATCCCTGTCGCGATCACCATGGCCGGCGGCTACGCCCGCGACACCGCCGACACCGTGGACATCCACGTCGCCACCATCCGCATCGCCGCGGAGATGCACGCGGGAGCGGCCGCCGCGGTGTAA
- a CDS encoding TetR/AcrR family transcriptional regulator → MTLKERQWQLREDAILDAAYEIIAQRGTADVGMDDVAGRAGVSKPTLYQHFAGKDELIVSVSMRLMAQSEAALAAREPGTPALRHLARTLQESVARRAGLWSARVAIPREMAEANAQYRAQRTRVQAELARLVDEAKAEGDVDPRFPTPVVVRMLSRLFRGDYEDLLADGTVSPEELGSVLIGIAFGGLRPRLEAEDGWLDMDDAQRGLPAAPQRARTA, encoded by the coding sequence ATGACCCTGAAAGAACGGCAGTGGCAGCTTCGCGAGGACGCGATCCTGGACGCTGCGTACGAGATCATCGCCCAGCGCGGCACCGCCGACGTCGGCATGGACGACGTGGCGGGCCGCGCGGGTGTTTCCAAGCCCACGCTCTACCAGCACTTCGCAGGCAAGGACGAGCTGATCGTGAGCGTGAGCATGCGGCTCATGGCGCAGAGCGAGGCCGCGCTGGCCGCGAGAGAGCCCGGCACGCCCGCTCTGCGCCACCTGGCCCGCACGCTCCAGGAGAGCGTGGCCCGCCGCGCCGGCCTGTGGTCCGCCCGCGTGGCGATCCCGCGCGAGATGGCGGAGGCGAACGCGCAGTACCGTGCGCAGCGCACGCGCGTGCAGGCCGAGCTGGCCCGCCTGGTGGACGAGGCGAAGGCCGAGGGCGACGTGGACCCGCGCTTTCCCACGCCGGTGGTGGTGCGCATGCTGTCGCGCCTGTTCCGCGGCGACTACGAGGACCTGCTGGCGGACGGCACGGTGTCGCCGGAGGAGCTGGGATCGGTGCTGATCGGGATCGCCTTCGGGGGGCTGCGGCCGCGCCTGGAGGCCGAGGACGGCTGGCTGGACATGGACGACGCGCAGCGGGGGCTTCCCGCCGCGCCGCAACGTGCAAGGACCGCGTAG